The nucleotide sequence ATCCATTATTTGGAAGCATTATGTCGGTAATTTCACATCGTGAATTAATCTATTAATGTTAACGATTAACTAAATAAATGATAATGGAAAAACTTAAACTATTATTAATTGTCATATTACTTGGTGTAGTTACTCCTGGAATTGCGCAGGAAACGATAACAGGTATTGTTACAGATGCTAATGATATTCCTATCCCTGGAGTAAACGTTATTCGCGAGGGAACAACTGTTGGTGCGGTTACCGATTTTGACGGTAATTTTTCTATCGAAGTTTACGAAAACGATATCTTAACTTTTAGTTTCTTGGGTTATAAGTCTTCTCAAGTTACATACACTGGGCAGGAAACTATAAATGTACAACTAGAAGAAGATAGTGCAGAGCTAGAGGAAGTAGTTGTTATTGGTTATGGTACCGTAAAAAGAAAGGATTTAACGGGTTCTGTTGCTTCAGTAGGTTCTAAGGATATACAGAAAGCTAATAAAGTAGATGCGGTATCTGCATTGCAAGGACAAGCTCCGGGTGTAGTTGTACAGCGAACTGATAATAAACCCGGTTCTGGTGGATTTAATATTAGAATTCGAGGGGCGAGTACTATAAATTCTAGTGAAACAGCAAGTGGTGGAGGATTTAATCCAGGCCAAAATCCATTGTTTATTGTAGATGGAATATTTGTAGATGATATTTCTTTTTTAAATCCTGCGGATATAAGTAGTATGGATATTCTAAAAGATGCTTCAGCTACAGCAATATATGGTTCTAGAGGTAGTAACGGAGTGGTTTTAATTGAAACTAAAAGAGGGAAAAACGGAGAGTTAAAGATCGACTATAGTGGATATGTAGGGTTTAGAGAAGCCTATAATTTGCCTCCAGTTTATGATGGTCCGGGTTATGTTGAGTTATTGAGAGACGTAGCGGTAGGCCAGGTTTTTGCCAGCAGTGACGGTGACTTGAGTACACGTCGTAATGATGTAGATATATCAGATTATCTAGATGCTGAAGAACTTCAGAATATAAGTGATGGTGTAAGTACAGATTATGTAGATCTATTACTTAAAAAAGGTTTACAAACTAATCACACTATTAACTTAAGTGGAGGTACAGAAAAAACAACCTATTCAGCCGGTTTGGCTTATACGTTAGATGAGGGGAATTTTGATGGAGAAGACTTCAACAGGTATAATGTTCGAGCTAGTTTAAATAGTGATCTTACAGATTGGTTAAATATAAGTTTGAGCAATTACTTAACTTCAGCAAAACAAAATGAAGGAAGTAATGAGGCGTTTAGAAGTGCTTATCGTTTAAAACCAATAGGAAGACCTTATAATGAAGATGGTTCTCTTCGTTTTAGACCAATTGAAAAAGAAACACAGATAACAAATCCTTTATTCGATGTTCAGAATGAAACAAGAGAAACTCGCTTTTTACAATATATAGGGGATATTGCCTTAAAAATTGAACCAATAGAAAATCTAAGTTTAACTACGAAATTTTCACCAAATATTAAATATCAGCGTTATGGTGAATATCGCGGACTATATACAAAAAGTAGTAGTGGTAACGTAGCAAATAGAAGAGCCCAGGTAGATAATTCAAACTACTTCTCATATTCATGGGATAACATTCTTAATTACGATTTTGAAACTGGCGTGCATGCCTTGAAATTTACAGGTGTGGTTTCGCGTTTTATGGAACGATCTGAAGGTTATTACAACCAGGTACGTAATTTTACTACAGATGAGTATACCTTTTATAATTTAGGTGCTGGTTTAGATATTAGAGATCTTTCTAGTGGTTTTTCTAAACAAACACTAGAGTCTTATACGGGACGAGTTAATTATACCTTAGCTGATAAATATTTATTTACTGCTACAGGACGTTATGATGGTTCTTCTATACTTTCTGCTGATAATAAATGGGCATTTTTCCCTTCTGCAGCTTTTGCTTGGCAAGTAATTGATGAAGATTTTATGCAAGAACAAAATGTTTTTTCTAACGCTAAATTAAGATTGAGTTATGGACAAACAGGAAATAATGGTTCTGGTGGCGGCCTGGCTCCACTAGCATCCCAGTCTTTATTAGGAGCAAGCGCTACCAACTTGGGAGATGCTTCAGTTTCTACAGCGTATTTAACTGGACTAGCAAACCAAGATTTAACCTGGGAACGTACAACAGAGATTAATCTTGGTGTCGATTTTGGATTTTTGAATAACAGAATCTCAGGTTCCATAGACCTTTACGAACGAAAAAACACCGATATCATATTTTATACTCCGCTTCCTAGTGTTACTGGATATGGAGGAACATATGATAACGTTGGTGAATCTACGAACCGCGGTATAGAAATAGCTTTAAATACTACCAATATTAATACTGAAAAATTTAGATGGACAACCAACTTCAATCTTGCATCTAATAAGAATACATTAGATAAGCTATATGGAGGTTTGGAAGAAATCATCTTTAATGTGAACGGAACGAATCTAATTCATCGTGTTGGCGAACCGATCGGTGCCGTATACGACTTTGAGTATGATGGAATTTGGCAATTAGATGAGGTTGAAGAAGCTGCTGTTTATGGGCAACGTCCTGGGCAGGTAAGAGTAACCGATGTTAACGGTGATGGTGAAATTACAGCCGATGAGGATCGTAAAGTTATTGGGCAGGTAACGCCAAAATGGACAGGTGGTATTACTAGTAATATGACTTACGAAAATTTTGATTTTGGATTTTTGATCAATTTCAGCCAGGGTAACACTTATAGAAGTGTTTTCCATAGTAATTACGCATGGGGTTATGCAGATCAACCGTCCAGATTATTTAATGGGTATAGAACTGATTATTGGACTCCCGAAAATCCTACTAACGATTGGTATCAGCCTGGAAATGGCGGTATTTATCAAGGTGCCGCGCATTATATGGATGTTTCTTTCGTAAAAGTTGGATATATGACATTGGGATATACACTTCCTAGCAATCTGCTCGAAAAAATAGGTGTGAGAAGTCTGCGTGTTTATGGAACTGTTCAAAATCCATTTGTTTTTAGCGATTATGACGGATGGGATCCAGAGAACGCTGGTCGAAATCAGTACGGCGCTGCATTTATGGCACGTACTTATATGACTGGAATTAACCTTACATTTTAATAAAAAATATATTGAAAATGAGATATTTTAACTATAAAAAAATTATACTATTACTAGCCTTAGGCGCTGTAAGTGTAAGCTGTGATAGCTATCTAGAAGAGGAAAATAATACTTCCTTAAGTATAGAATCAGCAAATTTAGATCCAGAGACATTTAATCAATTAGTAGCTTCGGTTTACGAAAGAGCAAGAGAAACAACTACAGTTTATACTTCAAATCTTTACTATGCTTTGGAAGATTTAGGGACAGATATTGTTACACGTAACACCCCTATTATCGGAACGAGTGATCTAAATGATTACGTTAATTTCAATTCTTTGAATTGGGCGGTAGGTGTATATTGGGCCAATCAATATAGCGTGATCGCTGCAGCTAATTTAGCAATAGATGATGCTCCGCTTATCATGGATGTACCAGAAGGTGAAAAAACAAAAGGTCTTGCAGAAGTTAAGTTTTTTAGAGCCATGGCCTATTTTAAACTTGTAGAAAATTACGGCGGAGTACCATTAATTTTGAATGCAGTAACTGATATATCTACCGATTATCCGCGTAATACTGAAGAAGAGGTTTATAATCAAATAGTAATGGATCTTGAAGAAGCTCTTGCAGGAGTTCCAGAAAGTACAGAAGTTTACGGTCGTCTTACCAAAGATGCTGTCAGACATTTTATGTCTAAAGTATTACTAACTAAGGGCTATAAATCTTTTGGAGATGATAGTGATTTTACTCAGGCAGCTGCCTATGCTGAAACCGTAATTAATAATCACCAACTTGTTTCTTCATTTGAGAGCTTGGTAAGTATAGAAAATCAAAGAAACTCAGAAGTTATTTTTTCTTATTTATTTGGAGGGAATTCGGTATCCAGAGGATGGGGAAATTCTAAACATATGCTATATAAGTTTCGATTCTTCGATTATCCTGGTTTAACAAGAAGCGTAAAAGGTTTAGGACCTATGCCAACTCCATTTTTCTATAGTCTTTTTTCTGAAGAAGATGAGCGTGCAGCAGCAACTTATAAAAGAGTTTTGTATGCTACGGAAGCAGATGTAGCCGAAGTAAATGATACTGAATTTAATATTGCCGTTGGTGATACTGCTATATATTTTCCAAAGACAGCGTGGACACAAGCTGAAATTGATGCCGTACCTTATGCAGTAATTAATCCAGGGACTTATTTTAAGAATGATGGAGTTACTCCAGTACATTATCCAATGTTTAGAAAGTTCGATGATCCTACAATACCTTTTACGCAGCCCGATCAAACATCTCAAGGAGAAAGAGATATGGTTATAATGCGTTCTGGTGAGGCATATCTATTTGCTGCCGAAGCTTACTTGCAACTTAATGATAAATCTACAGCTGCAGAACGTTTAAACACAATACGATCTAGAGCAGGTTTAGATTCATCTATATCGTCAGATGATGTAAATATTGATCTTATTCTTGATGAAAGAGCGAGAGAACTTGTTGGAGAAGTAAATCGTTGGATGGATTTAAAAAGAACAGGAACTTTGATAGAGAGAGTATTAGAGCACAATCCACATGCGGCATTAAATAATGCACTGATGGAGAAACATCTTTTAAGACCAATTCCACAAACAGAGATAGATAACACTGGAGGATCGATAACGCAAAATCCAGGATACTAATAGTTGTTTAATTTGGATGATGGAAGCAGGTAGAGATACCTGCTTCTATTTTAAAGGAAGAATTATTATATCAGTTTAGTACATTGGTACCCCAATACTTTTGAATATGGATTTTAAAAATACTCGATATTGTTTCACGGTCTGTTTATTACTATTGATGCTTTCGTGCAAAGTAAGTAAAACAGAAAAAACAGCTTCAGTAGATTATGTCGATAAAGTATACCCCTTATTAGATACAGAAAATTCTAGATGGTTTTATTTTAGCTCTGCAAGTAGACCTTTTGGGATGGTTAATCTCAGTCCCGATACACAGATTGATGGTGCGTGGGGTAGTGGATATCGTTACAATACCGATACCATTAAAGGATTTAGTCACGTGCATGCTTGGCAAATGGCAGGACTTTCTATAATGCCTGTTACAGCCGAAACCGATGATGATCAAATTTTCACGGATTTTTACTCAAAATTCGATCATCAAACTGAAGAAATACATCCCGGATATCACAAGCTATTTTTAGATCGATTTAAAATCGAAGCTGAATTAACAAGTACTACTCGGGTTGGATTTCACAAATATAATTATCAGAATGCTACTTCACAGGCTTTGTTATTTAATCTCAATACCGCTTTAGGGCCTTGTGATAATGCCGAGGGTTCTTTCGTTCTAGATAACGAAAGAGAAATATCAGGGTCATTTATTATGACGCCAACCAGCAGGCGCCCAAAACCTTTAATTACTTATTTTAAAGTTCTTTTTAATAAACCGGTAAGCTCAATTAAAAAAGATGAAAGTACAGGTAATTATTTGGTGAATTTTAAAGAGGAATCTGGCGAGCTGATGGCTAAAGTTGGAATCTCTTATACCTCTCCCGAGAATGCCAATTTAAATATTCAAGCTGAATTAGATCATTGGAATTTTGACAGCGTAGTACAAGAATCAAGAGACCAATGGAATAAAATGCTAGGAAAAATCCGCTTAGAAGGAGGGACTAAAAAAGAGCAAAATCGATTTTATACCGATTTGTGGCATGCATTGCAGGGAAGAAGAATTATAAGCGATTATAATGGCAATTACCCAGATAAAACAGGCGATAAATTTAGAATAGGAAAACTTCCAGTAGGTGAAGACGGTATGCCCCTTTTTAATCATTATAATTCAGATTCTTTTTGGGGAGCACAATGGACTATTAATACCTTATGGGGATTGGTTTATCCGGAGGTTATGAAAGAATTTACAATGTCCTTAATGCAGTATTACAAAGATGGCGGTTATATTCCAAGAGGACCTTCAGGAGGTAATTACACACATGTAATGACGGGCGCATCTTCAACACCCTTTATAGTAAGTGCTATACAAAAAGGATTAATTTCTGAAGACTTAGATGAAATTTACCAGGCATTAAAGCTGAACCATATGCCTGGCGGCATTATGGCTAAGGCGGGTTATGAGCATGAAACTTCTATTGGTGGTGGCTTAGATTATTATTTAGATAAAGGCTACGTTCCTTATCCATTACCTGTACCAGAAGACGAATACGGAATTCATAAAGACGGTTCTAGTATGACTTTAGAATATGCTTATCAAGATTATACGCTAGCACAACTCGCTAAGAAATTAGGGAAACGAGAGGATTATAATTATTTCACTGAAAGATCAAAAAAATATAAAAACGTATTTAATCAAAATGTAGGTTGGATGTCCCCTAGGAAGGTGGACGGTAGTTATAGTAATGATTTTGATCCTTATCAATACGAGAATGGTTTTGTAGAAGCTAATGCTGCGCAAGCAACCTGGTTTGTTCCTCACGATTTAGAAGGTCTTTCTGTACTTATGGGAGGAAAAAAAGAAGCAATTTTTAAACTGAATAATCAGTTTAAAGAAGCGAAGAAATTAGGTTTTACCTCGGGAACTTCGCACGATGCAGAATTACATCCTGAATATAGCAGAATTCCTATTAATTACGGAAATCAACCTTCAATAGAAACTGCTTTTGTTTTTACCAAATTAGGAAATCCTGAATTAACCCAATATTGGTCTAGAAAGATTGTAAATACAGTCTTTTCAGATTTATCTCCATCTAGAGGATATAATGGTGACGAAGATCAGGGCTTAATGGGGAGCCTTGCAGTACTAATGAAAATAGGTCTTTTTCAGATGAATGGAGGAACAGAGGAAGATCCTGCTTACCAAATAGGAAGCCCAATATTCGACAAAATTACGATCGATTTAAATTCCGATTTTTACGAAGGGAAAGAACTCAGTATCATTTCTACAAATAATTCCAAGGAAAACGTATACGTAGAAAAAGCTGAATTTAATGACCTAAAATTGGATTCTTTTGAAATTAAACATAGCGATTTAATAAAAGGTGGAGCGCTTAAATTGCAAATGACAGGTTCAGAAAACGAAAAGTAATTTTCAAATAATTCTTAAGCTAGTAATAAGTAAATTTTAGTTAATCCTAGAATTAGTAGGTTTCAGTGATATTTTAAGGGAAAAATTACTGATTAAAGAAATTCAAATTGAGACAAAAAATAAGTAATATGAGACGTTGTTTTTATACTTTTTCATTAATTCTATGCACAGTTTTTTTTAGTTGTACTCAAAAAGAAGAAAAGCATCACGAAAGCACAGCAGAATACGAATTATTAAACAGAGTACTTCCCGATCATGCTTCTCAATTTAAAGTAGTTATTGATAGCACAAGCCAAGATGATTATTTTGAAATCTCTGCTTCTGAAGACAAAATTCAGTTGAAAGGAAATAATGGAGTGTCAATTGCTTCTGCTCTTTATTACTACATCAAAAACGTTACTAATGGACAAATTACATGGAACGGTGTTAATCTAAATTTACCAGAACAACTACCCTTAGTTTCTCAACCTATTTATAAGAAAACACCTTACGATTATCGATATTATCTAAATTATTGCACGTTTAATTACACGATGAGCTGGTGGGATTGGGAGCGATGGGAAAAAGAATTAGACTGGATGGCGCTTCATGGAATCAATATGCCATTAGCCATCACGGGCGAATCTTATATTTGGGATAAAGTATATCGATCTTATGGGTTTGAAGATGAAGATTTAGATCCATTTTTTAGCGGGCCTTCTTATTTTTCCTGGTTTTGGATGGGAAATCTAGACGGTTGGGGTGGTCCTTTACCTCAAAGCTGGAAAGAAAGTCATAAAAATCTTCAGCTTAAAATATTAAAAAGAGCACGTGAATTAGGAATGACGCCTGTTTTGCCTGCTTTTACAGGCCATGTGCCAGCATCTTTTAAAACGGTTTTTCCTAATGCTACTTTAAAGCAAACCAATTGGGGAAACGATTTTGAGGATACTTTTATTTTGGATAGTAACGATCCTTTGTTTTCAGAAATTGGTCAACGATTTTTAGAAGTTCAAACAGAGGTTTATGGTACCGATCATTTATACTCTGCCGATACTTTTAATGAAAATACGCCACCATCTAATGATCCTGAAGATTTAGCCAAACTAAGTAAAAAGGTTTACGAAAGTATGAAGGCTGTAGATGAAGATGCGGTCTGGGTAATGCAGGGGTGGCTATTTTATAGTCACCGTGATTTTTGGGAAGCTCCACAAATTAAAGGATTGTTAGATGCTGTACCCGATGATTCTATGATTATTTTAGATCTGGCTACAGAAATAGAACCTGTATGGAAAAGAACTGATGCTTTCTACGGAAAACAATGGATTTGGAATATGCTACATAATTTTGGTGGTAATATCACCATGTTTGGTCGTATAGAAACGGTAGCTACTGCTCCGGCTGAAGCTTTAAATAGTAAAGACTCGGGGAAACTAAAAGGTTTGGGGCTAACTATGGAGGCGATAGAGCAAAACCCTGTTTTATATGAATTAATGGCCGATAATGTTTGGCGAAATAAACCAATAGATTTAAAAGACTGGTTAAAACAATATACTAAAAATCGCTACGGAAAAGAAGATGAAAAACTTTTACAGGCTTGGGATACTTTAGTAAATACGGCATACAACGGAAAAGTGATTAGAGATGGAGCTGAATCTATAATCGTGGCGCGTCCAACTATGGAAGGCTATAGACGATGGGCAAGAACAAAACTAAATTATAAACCCGAGGAACTTTTACCGGCTTGGGATAGATTTATTGAAGTAGCCGATAATTATAAGGATTCTGAAGGCTTTAAGTATGATCTTGTAGATCTAACACGCCAGATCTTGGCTAATTATGCATTACCGTTACAACAACAAATTAGCTACGCTTATCAAAATAATAATAAGGAAGATTTTGATAAATATAGCAGTCAGTTTTTAGACCTTATTGACGACCTCGATGGTCTGTTGGCTACTCAAAAAGATTTTTTATTAGGCCCTTGGTTAGCTAGTGCAAGAGAATGGGGAACAGATCCGCAAGAAAAAGCGTTGTACGAGCAAAATGCCCGAGATCTTATTACGCTTTGGGGAGGAAAAGATAACAAGTTGCATGAATATAGTAACCGACAATGGAGCGGGCTTATGGCCGACTTCTACAAGCACAGATGGGAACAATATTTTAAATCTGTAAAGAAAGACTGGTCGAAGTTTAATCAGTCCCAGTTCGATGAGAAAATCAAAGACTGGGAATGGGAATGGGTGCAAACCGAAGAAGAATTTCCTACTCAACCATCTGGAAGCTCTATAGGTAAAGCGAAGGAACTTTATAAAAAGTATCGAAATGATATTGTACCGCTAACACAAAAGATGAAACCGATAGAATATAACTATTAGAAGGAATGCTTTTGAAAAATAAAATATCCAAACGCTTTTTATCGCTTGATGTTTTTAGGGGAATAACGATTTGTTTCATGATTATTGTTAATTCTCCGGGAACAGGTGCCCCATTCTATGACTCATTAACTCATGTAAGTTGGTTTGGTTTTTCTTTAGCAGACTTGGTTTTTCCTTCTTTTCTTTTTGCCATGGGGAATGCGATGGCATTCTCTATTCCTAAGTTCAAAAATGATAGTTTAAAAAATTTTTGGAAGAAAACGATTAAAAGAAGTTTACTGATTTTTCTAATTGGTTATTTGCTATACTGGTTTCCGCTTTTTGAGTTTGACCGGGAAAACGAATTAGTTTTAAAACCAATATCCCAAACTCGGATAATGGGAGTGTTACAACGCATCGCTATTTGTTATTTTGTGGTAGCAGTTTTGGTTTATTATTTCAAGAGAAAAACGATAGCAATCATTGCTGTAGTAACGCTAATTGTTTATTGGGTCTTACTATATCTCTTAGGCGAAACCGGCAAGGAATTAGAAATGGCAACTAATGGAATTACGTGGTTAGATCAAAAGATTCTTGGTGAAGCCCATATGTACAAAAAAGACCGAATAGTTTTTGATCCTGAAGGAATTTTAAGCACGCTGCCTTCCATAGTTAACGTAATTGGTGGCTATTTAGCAGGCGTTTTAATCAGAAAGCATGAAAAAACGCATAAAACTGTTGCTGAATTATTAGTTATTGGAGTGGTGCTAATTAGT is from Zunongwangia endophytica and encodes:
- a CDS encoding GH92 family glycosyl hydrolase — its product is MDFKNTRYCFTVCLLLLMLSCKVSKTEKTASVDYVDKVYPLLDTENSRWFYFSSASRPFGMVNLSPDTQIDGAWGSGYRYNTDTIKGFSHVHAWQMAGLSIMPVTAETDDDQIFTDFYSKFDHQTEEIHPGYHKLFLDRFKIEAELTSTTRVGFHKYNYQNATSQALLFNLNTALGPCDNAEGSFVLDNEREISGSFIMTPTSRRPKPLITYFKVLFNKPVSSIKKDESTGNYLVNFKEESGELMAKVGISYTSPENANLNIQAELDHWNFDSVVQESRDQWNKMLGKIRLEGGTKKEQNRFYTDLWHALQGRRIISDYNGNYPDKTGDKFRIGKLPVGEDGMPLFNHYNSDSFWGAQWTINTLWGLVYPEVMKEFTMSLMQYYKDGGYIPRGPSGGNYTHVMTGASSTPFIVSAIQKGLISEDLDEIYQALKLNHMPGGIMAKAGYEHETSIGGGLDYYLDKGYVPYPLPVPEDEYGIHKDGSSMTLEYAYQDYTLAQLAKKLGKREDYNYFTERSKKYKNVFNQNVGWMSPRKVDGSYSNDFDPYQYENGFVEANAAQATWFVPHDLEGLSVLMGGKKEAIFKLNNQFKEAKKLGFTSGTSHDAELHPEYSRIPINYGNQPSIETAFVFTKLGNPELTQYWSRKIVNTVFSDLSPSRGYNGDEDQGLMGSLAVLMKIGLFQMNGGTEEDPAYQIGSPIFDKITIDLNSDFYEGKELSIISTNNSKENVYVEKAEFNDLKLDSFEIKHSDLIKGGALKLQMTGSENEK
- a CDS encoding RagB/SusD family nutrient uptake outer membrane protein gives rise to the protein MRYFNYKKIILLLALGAVSVSCDSYLEEENNTSLSIESANLDPETFNQLVASVYERARETTTVYTSNLYYALEDLGTDIVTRNTPIIGTSDLNDYVNFNSLNWAVGVYWANQYSVIAAANLAIDDAPLIMDVPEGEKTKGLAEVKFFRAMAYFKLVENYGGVPLILNAVTDISTDYPRNTEEEVYNQIVMDLEEALAGVPESTEVYGRLTKDAVRHFMSKVLLTKGYKSFGDDSDFTQAAAYAETVINNHQLVSSFESLVSIENQRNSEVIFSYLFGGNSVSRGWGNSKHMLYKFRFFDYPGLTRSVKGLGPMPTPFFYSLFSEEDERAAATYKRVLYATEADVAEVNDTEFNIAVGDTAIYFPKTAWTQAEIDAVPYAVINPGTYFKNDGVTPVHYPMFRKFDDPTIPFTQPDQTSQGERDMVIMRSGEAYLFAAEAYLQLNDKSTAAERLNTIRSRAGLDSSISSDDVNIDLILDERARELVGEVNRWMDLKRTGTLIERVLEHNPHAALNNALMEKHLLRPIPQTEIDNTGGSITQNPGY
- a CDS encoding alpha-N-acetylglucosaminidase, whose protein sequence is MRRCFYTFSLILCTVFFSCTQKEEKHHESTAEYELLNRVLPDHASQFKVVIDSTSQDDYFEISASEDKIQLKGNNGVSIASALYYYIKNVTNGQITWNGVNLNLPEQLPLVSQPIYKKTPYDYRYYLNYCTFNYTMSWWDWERWEKELDWMALHGINMPLAITGESYIWDKVYRSYGFEDEDLDPFFSGPSYFSWFWMGNLDGWGGPLPQSWKESHKNLQLKILKRARELGMTPVLPAFTGHVPASFKTVFPNATLKQTNWGNDFEDTFILDSNDPLFSEIGQRFLEVQTEVYGTDHLYSADTFNENTPPSNDPEDLAKLSKKVYESMKAVDEDAVWVMQGWLFYSHRDFWEAPQIKGLLDAVPDDSMIILDLATEIEPVWKRTDAFYGKQWIWNMLHNFGGNITMFGRIETVATAPAEALNSKDSGKLKGLGLTMEAIEQNPVLYELMADNVWRNKPIDLKDWLKQYTKNRYGKEDEKLLQAWDTLVNTAYNGKVIRDGAESIIVARPTMEGYRRWARTKLNYKPEELLPAWDRFIEVADNYKDSEGFKYDLVDLTRQILANYALPLQQQISYAYQNNNKEDFDKYSSQFLDLIDDLDGLLATQKDFLLGPWLASAREWGTDPQEKALYEQNARDLITLWGGKDNKLHEYSNRQWSGLMADFYKHRWEQYFKSVKKDWSKFNQSQFDEKIKDWEWEWVQTEEEFPTQPSGSSIGKAKELYKKYRNDIVPLTQKMKPIEYNY
- a CDS encoding SusC/RagA family TonB-linked outer membrane protein, whose amino-acid sequence is MEKLKLLLIVILLGVVTPGIAQETITGIVTDANDIPIPGVNVIREGTTVGAVTDFDGNFSIEVYENDILTFSFLGYKSSQVTYTGQETINVQLEEDSAELEEVVVIGYGTVKRKDLTGSVASVGSKDIQKANKVDAVSALQGQAPGVVVQRTDNKPGSGGFNIRIRGASTINSSETASGGGFNPGQNPLFIVDGIFVDDISFLNPADISSMDILKDASATAIYGSRGSNGVVLIETKRGKNGELKIDYSGYVGFREAYNLPPVYDGPGYVELLRDVAVGQVFASSDGDLSTRRNDVDISDYLDAEELQNISDGVSTDYVDLLLKKGLQTNHTINLSGGTEKTTYSAGLAYTLDEGNFDGEDFNRYNVRASLNSDLTDWLNISLSNYLTSAKQNEGSNEAFRSAYRLKPIGRPYNEDGSLRFRPIEKETQITNPLFDVQNETRETRFLQYIGDIALKIEPIENLSLTTKFSPNIKYQRYGEYRGLYTKSSSGNVANRRAQVDNSNYFSYSWDNILNYDFETGVHALKFTGVVSRFMERSEGYYNQVRNFTTDEYTFYNLGAGLDIRDLSSGFSKQTLESYTGRVNYTLADKYLFTATGRYDGSSILSADNKWAFFPSAAFAWQVIDEDFMQEQNVFSNAKLRLSYGQTGNNGSGGGLAPLASQSLLGASATNLGDASVSTAYLTGLANQDLTWERTTEINLGVDFGFLNNRISGSIDLYERKNTDIIFYTPLPSVTGYGGTYDNVGESTNRGIEIALNTTNINTEKFRWTTNFNLASNKNTLDKLYGGLEEIIFNVNGTNLIHRVGEPIGAVYDFEYDGIWQLDEVEEAAVYGQRPGQVRVTDVNGDGEITADEDRKVIGQVTPKWTGGITSNMTYENFDFGFLINFSQGNTYRSVFHSNYAWGYADQPSRLFNGYRTDYWTPENPTNDWYQPGNGGIYQGAAHYMDVSFVKVGYMTLGYTLPSNLLEKIGVRSLRVYGTVQNPFVFSDYDGWDPENAGRNQYGAAFMARTYMTGINLTF
- a CDS encoding acyltransferase family protein; this encodes MIIVNSPGTGAPFYDSLTHVSWFGFSLADLVFPSFLFAMGNAMAFSIPKFKNDSLKNFWKKTIKRSLLIFLIGYLLYWFPLFEFDRENELVLKPISQTRIMGVLQRIAICYFVVAVLVYYFKRKTIAIIAVVTLIVYWVLLYLLGETGKELEMATNGITWLDQKILGEAHMYKKDRIVFDPEGILSTLPSIVNVIGGYLAGVLIRKHEKTHKTVAELLVIGVVLISLSLFWNEFLPFSKKLWTSSFTLYTVGIDLCIIGFLIFIIELKNIKTGTYFFTVFGKNPLFIYLFSELFFISLCLIHTPSGERVFDWLSQHVFQNIYSGSFGALLTALFIMGVCWLLGWILDKNKIYIKL